One Phoenix dactylifera cultivar Barhee BC4 chromosome 8, palm_55x_up_171113_PBpolish2nd_filt_p, whole genome shotgun sequence genomic window carries:
- the LOC103712576 gene encoding uncharacterized protein LOC103712576 encodes MAIRCSCPAVILPRGQTKKAMPRASMLCHSHIQPSGASASSYKFFTANKVFEDQAMGIVCYTDGKGEVVCEGYDEGPRFSPWSSKDTYHQRPGDHQIPNFRLMKLQIGRDDDFY; translated from the exons ATGGCAATAAGATGTTCTTGTCCTGCTGTCATCCTTCCAAGGGGTCAGACCAAGAAGGCGATGCCAAGAGCTTCCATGCTGTGCCACAGCCACATACAACCCAGCGGAGCATCAGCTTCTTCATACAAATTTTTCACAGCCAACAAG GTTTTCGAAGACCAAGCAATGGGGATAGTCTGCTACACGGATGGAAAGGGAGAAGTAGTCTGCGAGGGGTACGACGAAGGTCCAAGATTTAGTCCATGGTCATCGAAGGACACATATCACCAAAG GCCCGGCGATCATCAGATTCCCAACTTTCGACTAATGAAGCTTCAAATCGGCAGGGATGATGACTTCTACTGA